One part of the Bacteroidia bacterium genome encodes these proteins:
- a CDS encoding TlpA disulfide reductase family protein: MKFYKLWSLLPIFCFSVIFSGFQTEEKLIEKKESWPEASSYLEGVPIYEKFSDLESLFRFENDTTYVINFWATWCKPCIEELPYFESLHEKYQDKKVRVVLVSLDFPRHLESKLLPFLEKHSLASTVLVLLDGSYNDWIDKISPKWSGAIPASLIYNKKEKRFFEDAFPTYEALEAALP; the protein is encoded by the coding sequence ATGAAGTTTTACAAACTTTGGAGTTTGCTTCCAATATTCTGCTTTTCCGTGATCTTTTCAGGATTCCAAACGGAGGAAAAACTTATCGAAAAAAAAGAATCCTGGCCGGAAGCATCCAGCTATCTGGAAGGAGTCCCGATCTACGAGAAGTTCTCAGATCTTGAATCTTTGTTTCGATTTGAGAATGACACGACTTATGTCATCAATTTCTGGGCTACCTGGTGTAAGCCTTGCATAGAAGAACTTCCCTACTTTGAAAGCTTACACGAAAAGTATCAGGATAAAAAAGTCAGGGTTGTTTTGGTAAGTCTTGATTTTCCCCGACATCTGGAAAGCAAACTTCTCCCTTTTCTGGAGAAGCATTCACTCGCCTCTACGGTCCTGGTTCTTCTGGATGGTTCTTATAATGATTGGATAGACAAAATTTCTCCGAAATGGTCAGGAGCCATACCGGCTAGCTTGATCTATAATAAGAAGGAAAAGAGATTCTTCGAAGATGCCTTTCCAACTTATGAAGCACTCGAAGCAGCACTTCCTTAA